A genomic region of Micromonospora sp. NBRC 110009 contains the following coding sequences:
- a CDS encoding recombinase family protein: protein MTTPQPKLFAFYGRVSTEDNQDPESSRSWQLTRATTLIQPHGGSIVTEYFDVGQSRSLPWQRRTQANQLLAALRNPRRGFSAVVVGEPHRAFYGNQFGLTVPLFAHYSVELWVPEISGPIDPDNEAHELVMSVFGGMSKGERNRI from the coding sequence ATGACCACCCCTCAACCGAAACTCTTCGCCTTCTACGGCCGCGTGTCGACCGAGGACAACCAGGACCCCGAATCATCCCGGAGCTGGCAACTCACCCGGGCGACTACCCTGATCCAGCCCCACGGCGGCAGCATCGTCACCGAATACTTCGACGTCGGCCAGAGCCGCTCCCTGCCGTGGCAACGCCGAACCCAGGCCAACCAACTCCTCGCCGCGCTGCGCAACCCGCGGCGCGGGTTCTCCGCCGTCGTCGTTGGCGAACCCCACCGGGCGTTCTACGGCAACCAGTTCGGCCTGACGGTGCCCCTGTTCGCCCACTACAGCGTCGAACTTTGGGTGCCCGAGATCAGCGGCCCCATCGACCCCGACAACGAGGCACACGAACTCGTCATGTCCGTCTTCGGCGGCATGAGCAAAGGCGAACGCAACCGGATCTAG
- a CDS encoding transposase produces MKVTRIAYSARLNPGKYAAMVEQARRLGWVRREVWQRYDSINGVGAGLRDRQVRDRWLADGTHVQFGVLANAWKETVRDAMADIRANLAAAKVEVRRAITGRTNDPAERKRMFTALMTDRWAADRFLARQMRKHWKRGRNRTHNQIVVRADKYNTIVDGRGRLWLAIPGLEPRKMVKIPLSTTVAPTGTLRLILRGGRVEVHYQIDASHMRSSQRPPGDRSIGVDKGYTEALTDSDGDHHGTGLGQLLSSESDRLKERNRRRAKLRSIANNAAMRGDHAKAHRIKANNLGTVKRDRQAARHRAQVRTEIFTAVHEVVDKAATVVAENLTKKFAGRKPGGKNINRRLAVWTKGVIAEALRNVSERRGSALVPVNAAYTSQTCHRCGRFGRRSGDRFHCTWCGVVWQADVNAAINILHRSGDLDIALHTPHHKVKQILQDKTDRHRTRLPVQDSSPTTLAERRANYPNRSAMSH; encoded by the coding sequence ATGAAGGTCACCCGCATCGCCTACTCCGCCCGACTGAACCCGGGAAAGTACGCCGCCATGGTGGAGCAGGCCCGTCGGTTGGGTTGGGTGCGTCGTGAGGTGTGGCAGCGTTACGACTCGATCAACGGTGTCGGGGCCGGGTTAAGGGATCGGCAGGTGCGGGATCGGTGGCTGGCTGACGGCACGCATGTGCAGTTCGGGGTGTTGGCGAATGCGTGGAAGGAGACCGTCCGCGACGCCATGGCCGACATCCGAGCGAACCTGGCAGCGGCGAAGGTCGAGGTCCGGCGGGCGATCACCGGACGCACCAACGATCCGGCCGAGCGTAAGCGGATGTTCACCGCGTTGATGACTGACCGGTGGGCTGCCGATCGGTTCCTGGCTCGGCAGATGCGCAAGCATTGGAAGCGTGGCCGCAACCGCACGCACAATCAGATCGTCGTACGCGCCGACAAGTACAACACGATCGTCGACGGGCGGGGCCGGTTGTGGCTGGCCATTCCCGGTCTCGAGCCCCGCAAGATGGTCAAGATCCCGCTGTCCACGACGGTCGCTCCGACGGGCACGCTGCGGCTGATCCTGCGCGGCGGTCGGGTTGAGGTGCACTACCAGATCGACGCCTCGCATATGCGGTCGTCGCAGCGGCCGCCCGGGGACCGGAGCATCGGCGTGGACAAGGGCTACACCGAGGCCCTGACCGACTCCGACGGCGACCACCACGGCACCGGACTCGGCCAACTGCTGTCCAGCGAGTCGGACCGGCTGAAGGAGCGCAACCGGCGTCGGGCGAAGCTGCGCTCGATCGCTAACAACGCCGCGATGCGCGGTGACCACGCGAAAGCGCACCGAATCAAGGCCAACAACCTCGGGACCGTGAAGCGGGACCGGCAGGCCGCCCGGCACCGCGCGCAAGTGCGCACGGAGATCTTCACCGCCGTGCACGAGGTCGTCGACAAGGCCGCCACCGTGGTCGCCGAAAACCTCACCAAGAAGTTCGCCGGCCGCAAGCCGGGCGGTAAGAACATCAACCGGCGTCTCGCCGTGTGGACCAAGGGAGTCATCGCGGAGGCGCTCAGAAACGTGTCGGAGCGTAGAGGTTCTGCGCTCGTTCCCGTCAACGCCGCCTACACCTCACAAACCTGTCACCGCTGCGGCCGGTTCGGCCGCCGTAGCGGTGACCGGTTTCACTGCACCTGGTGCGGGGTGGTGTGGCAGGCCGACGTGAACGCCGCGATCAACATCCTGCACCGATCCGGCGACCTCGACATCGCCCTGCACACCCCACACCACAAGGTGAAGCAGATCCTGCAGGACAAGACCGATCGCCACCGGACCAGACTGCCGGTCCAGGACTCCAGCCCGACCACCTTGGCCGAGCGGAGAGCGAATTATCCGAACCGCTCAGCAATGAGCCACTAG
- a CDS encoding AAA family ATPase: MNTQEPLTQPEVQGFAALAARLAENVNAVVLGKPQVVRLALTALFAQGHVLLEDVPGVGKTTLARAIAATVKGQWRRIQFTPDLLPSDVSGVTIFNQATRGFEFHPGPVFANIVIADEINRASPKTQSALLEVMEERTVTVDGVRHPVPQPFLVVATQNPVEMDGTYRLPEAQLDRFLVKLSVGYPDEAVEIEVLRGATVRSPDSLSAVTDTATVGEMVRMAGRVHIAEPLYAYAVRLAAATRNHPQVRVGVSPRGVIALTRAACAYALIDGRGWIMPEDLKTLAEPVFAHRLLLTPDAQVRGVTAAEVLRQAVASVPVPLPSGQPAPVQG, translated from the coding sequence GTGAACACCCAGGAACCGCTCACCCAGCCGGAGGTGCAGGGCTTCGCCGCCCTCGCCGCCCGGCTGGCCGAGAACGTCAACGCGGTCGTGCTGGGCAAGCCGCAGGTGGTCCGGCTGGCGCTGACCGCGCTGTTCGCCCAGGGGCATGTCCTCCTCGAGGACGTGCCGGGGGTGGGCAAGACCACTCTGGCCCGGGCGATCGCCGCGACGGTCAAGGGTCAGTGGCGGCGCATCCAGTTCACCCCGGACCTGCTCCCGTCGGACGTCTCCGGGGTGACGATCTTCAACCAGGCCACCCGGGGTTTCGAGTTCCACCCGGGTCCGGTCTTCGCCAACATCGTCATCGCCGACGAGATCAACCGGGCGTCACCGAAGACCCAGTCGGCGCTGCTGGAGGTGATGGAGGAGCGGACCGTCACCGTGGACGGCGTACGTCACCCGGTGCCGCAGCCGTTCCTCGTGGTGGCCACCCAGAACCCGGTGGAGATGGACGGCACCTATCGGCTGCCCGAGGCCCAGCTCGACCGGTTCCTGGTGAAGCTGTCGGTGGGCTACCCGGACGAGGCGGTCGAGATCGAGGTGCTGCGCGGGGCCACGGTCCGCTCCCCCGACTCGCTCAGCGCGGTCACCGACACCGCCACCGTCGGGGAGATGGTGCGGATGGCCGGGCGGGTGCACATCGCCGAGCCGCTCTACGCGTACGCGGTGCGGCTGGCCGCGGCCACCCGCAACCACCCGCAGGTGCGGGTCGGCGTGAGCCCTCGCGGCGTCATCGCGCTGACCCGGGCGGCGTGCGCGTACGCGCTGATCGACGGGCGGGGCTGGATCATGCCGGAGGACCTGAAGACCCTGGCCGAGCCGGTCTTCGCGCACCGGCTGCTGCTCACCCCGGACGCGCAGGTGCGCGGGGTGACCGCCGCCGAGGTGCTGCGCCAGGCCGTCGCCTCGGTGCCGGTGCCGCTGCCGTCGGGGCAGCCCGCCCCGGTGCAGGGCTGA
- a CDS encoding tetratricopeptide repeat protein, producing MSHPAPLTAAQHQALALRSAGDLATARRLLADAIAATRPAYGEDHPDVLATGHLLARLHREADDPAAARRVLEEAYAAGERRRGQADPLMLALSFDLAGVAEELGNRHEARRNYARVATAGPAVLGPEHPAVRAARQYLGGSAAAPAPLSGGAALTGPTVSMPPVPVPHQPPAAPPAAAVPPPPHTMPPAAPPGPAVSPPPGTMPPAAPRTAPGTGWAPPGPVSGPARPWAPPAHGAGMPLPPPPVVSAPAPASPGPASAPLPPPPVIPAPPSSAPVSGPAFGPGPVPAPPPSTVPVAPPPVSAPPHAAALPPHVPAPAPVSAPPHAARPPHVTAVPPFPAVPAPPPGPVPPVAPPPVAAQYPAAPLPPPPVAAPHPAAPLPPPPVAGEHGARPVPPVAPPPVAGPWPSPAPPAVAAPSAPLPPAPVIPAPPTPATPTSGAPGPAAMPPTATPAPPPARLPAPTSAPLLSDALPPAPTIPAPPAPVSRPAAGPPSPAPASAPLAGPATAAPDGADHLSSGGQDETAGSGDAVPAPGWASPTVQVQQIGPLLREERERTASKATGERAPAPADGPPAGAPVSAPPGSAPPTSGPAHGVQPAEPQALGDGPASSPPSTAAPASGGLLSTGPVGQPPVSPPPVSGAPVSGPPTSGLPVSAPPFSAPPVSAAPFSAPPVSGPSQTDAPFSTPPSPPGNTYPVSAPPGPGYPPGATYPVSAPPGPGYPPGNTYPVSAPPGPGYPPVAPPPVSGPPAAAPVSASPVPPWGLTAPPWSSVAPSQPVERPAEPRPQPATDEDDQPVPQPGSAEATDSGPDGGGPRALPVYDELLEFPEPTHPTPGPEAYPEQGGWPAVPAPFHQPPAYPVAAEPEPRGRSRTTVAVVAGAAVVAVAAAVGVGALLFNRDAAPTPGPAPTAAKSKVSGPPPGDLRLQDDTTTITVTWTDPTDGGVPFVVAGGRAGQQLGVMATVDAGTTRYTVNGLSAKLDYCFTVLAVYATDSYATSGQVCTDRKAGNPPR from the coding sequence GTGTCCCACCCCGCCCCCCTGACCGCCGCTCAACATCAGGCCCTCGCCCTGCGCTCGGCGGGTGATCTGGCCACCGCCCGCCGCCTGCTCGCCGACGCGATCGCGGCGACCCGGCCGGCGTACGGGGAGGACCACCCCGACGTGCTGGCCACCGGCCACCTGCTCGCCCGGCTGCACCGGGAGGCCGACGACCCGGCCGCCGCCCGGCGGGTGCTGGAGGAGGCGTACGCGGCCGGCGAGCGTCGTCGCGGCCAGGCCGATCCGCTGATGCTCGCGCTCAGCTTCGACCTGGCCGGCGTCGCGGAGGAACTCGGCAACCGGCACGAGGCCCGCCGCAACTACGCCCGCGTGGCCACCGCCGGGCCCGCGGTGCTCGGTCCGGAACACCCCGCGGTACGCGCGGCCCGGCAGTATCTCGGCGGCTCCGCCGCCGCTCCCGCGCCCCTGTCGGGCGGCGCCGCGCTGACCGGGCCCACGGTCTCGATGCCGCCTGTGCCGGTGCCGCACCAGCCCCCGGCCGCCCCGCCCGCAGCCGCTGTCCCGCCGCCGCCCCACACGATGCCCCCGGCCGCTCCGCCCGGTCCCGCTGTCTCGCCGCCGCCCGGCACAATGCCTCCGGCCGCCCCGCGCACCGCCCCCGGTACGGGGTGGGCACCGCCCGGCCCGGTCAGTGGTCCGGCGCGACCCTGGGCGCCACCTGCCCACGGCGCAGGCATGCCGCTGCCGCCACCGCCGGTCGTTTCCGCGCCGGCCCCGGCCAGTCCGGGTCCCGCCTCCGCCCCGCTGCCGCCGCCCCCGGTCATCCCGGCACCCCCCTCGTCCGCGCCGGTCTCCGGGCCGGCGTTCGGCCCGGGCCCGGTCCCCGCGCCGCCGCCCTCGACCGTCCCGGTCGCCCCGCCGCCGGTTTCCGCGCCGCCGCACGCTGCTGCGCTGCCGCCGCACGTCCCCGCGCCAGCCCCGGTCTCCGCGCCCCCGCATGCCGCCAGGCCACCGCACGTCACCGCCGTGCCGCCGTTCCCCGCCGTCCCGGCTCCCCCGCCAGGGCCGGTGCCGCCGGTCGCGCCACCGCCGGTCGCCGCGCAGTACCCGGCCGCGCCACTGCCGCCGCCACCGGTCGCCGCGCCGCATCCGGCCGCGCCACTGCCGCCGCCACCGGTCGCCGGAGAGCACGGGGCACGGCCCGTTCCGCCCGTCGCACCGCCGCCGGTGGCCGGGCCCTGGCCGAGCCCGGCACCGCCGGCCGTCGCCGCGCCGTCGGCTCCGCTGCCGCCGGCACCCGTCATTCCGGCCCCGCCCACACCGGCGACGCCGACCTCCGGCGCGCCGGGTCCCGCAGCCATGCCCCCGACCGCCACGCCGGCGCCTCCGCCGGCACGGTTGCCAGCACCCACCTCCGCCCCGCTGCTGTCCGACGCGCTTCCCCCGGCCCCGACGATTCCCGCACCGCCTGCTCCGGTCAGCCGGCCGGCCGCCGGGCCACCGTCCCCGGCACCCGCCTCGGCGCCGCTGGCAGGGCCGGCGACGGCCGCCCCGGACGGGGCCGACCACCTGTCCTCCGGAGGGCAGGACGAGACGGCCGGGTCCGGTGACGCCGTACCCGCTCCCGGCTGGGCCAGCCCGACCGTGCAGGTGCAGCAGATCGGGCCGTTGCTGCGCGAGGAGAGGGAGCGCACCGCGTCGAAGGCGACCGGCGAGCGGGCACCCGCCCCGGCCGACGGCCCGCCCGCCGGCGCGCCGGTCAGTGCCCCGCCCGGCAGCGCTCCGCCGACGAGCGGCCCCGCCCACGGCGTTCAACCGGCCGAGCCGCAGGCGCTCGGTGACGGGCCGGCGAGCAGCCCACCGTCCACCGCCGCGCCGGCGAGCGGAGGGCTGCTCAGCACCGGGCCGGTCGGTCAACCTCCCGTGAGCCCGCCGCCGGTCAGCGGCGCACCCGTCAGCGGACCTCCGACCAGCGGCCTGCCGGTGAGCGCCCCACCGTTCAGCGCACCGCCGGTCAGCGCTGCACCCTTCAGCGCACCACCGGTCAGCGGACCATCGCAGACCGACGCCCCGTTCAGCACCCCGCCCAGCCCGCCGGGGAACACGTACCCGGTGAGCGCACCACCCGGGCCCGGGTACCCGCCAGGGGCCACGTACCCGGTGAGCGCACCACCCGGGCCCGGGTACCCGCCGGGGAACACGTACCCGGTGAGCGCACCGCCGGGGCCGGGGTACCCGCCGGTCGCGCCGCCGCCGGTGAGTGGGCCGCCGGCCGCCGCGCCGGTCAGCGCGTCCCCGGTGCCGCCCTGGGGTTTGACCGCCCCGCCGTGGAGCAGCGTGGCCCCGTCGCAGCCGGTGGAGCGGCCGGCCGAGCCGCGCCCGCAGCCGGCCACGGACGAGGACGATCAACCCGTCCCGCAGCCTGGTTCCGCCGAGGCCACCGACTCCGGGCCGGATGGAGGTGGCCCGCGGGCGCTCCCCGTCTACGACGAACTGCTCGAGTTCCCCGAGCCGACGCACCCGACGCCGGGCCCGGAGGCGTACCCCGAACAGGGTGGGTGGCCGGCGGTGCCGGCGCCGTTCCACCAGCCGCCCGCGTACCCGGTGGCGGCGGAGCCGGAGCCGCGCGGCCGGAGCCGGACGACGGTGGCCGTTGTGGCCGGGGCCGCGGTGGTCGCGGTGGCGGCCGCCGTGGGGGTGGGTGCGCTGCTGTTCAACCGCGACGCGGCGCCGACTCCCGGGCCGGCGCCGACCGCGGCGAAGTCGAAGGTGAGCGGCCCTCCCCCGGGTGACCTGCGGCTCCAGGACGACACCACCACGATCACGGTCACCTGGACGGACCCGACCGACGGCGGCGTGCCGTTCGTGGTGGCGGGCGGGCGCGCGGGCCAGCAGCTGGGCGTGATGGCCACGGTGGATGCGGGCACGACCAGATACACGGTCAACGGGCTGAGCGCGAAGCTGGACTACTGCTTCACGGTGCTGGCGGTCTACGCGACGGACAGCTACGCCACCTCGGGGCAGGTCTGCACCGATCGGAAGGCTGGTAACCCGCCCCGCTGA
- a CDS encoding DUF58 domain-containing protein, with translation MGITARGVGLLAAAVALLGVGFRFAYPELTVLGVAAAVAVGYALVTAAWRPRLTVERVADPDRVARGEPAAMTLTVRNGGRLRAASLVAEDRCGGRLVPVPLLRLRPGRHTEVRYEVPTHRRGVVPVGPLRVTRRDPLGLVTLARSYGGRVPVWVHPRIHPLTAVPTGAGRSLDGRTDSVPHGSITFDSLREYVVGDELRRVHWRTSARVGELMVRENVDTSLPRMVVVLDNRAGAHPERVDGLAESFESACEAAASVVAAAVREDLPVSLLLVAPPEGDPAGASGPMDRLAAVDLADGGADVLPTAMSRLRQERSGDTLVFLTGPGARGELGHVGALRGAYPSVVVGVFGAAEPMPVGAAGLVVVDAADGAGFAAEWDGIRRW, from the coding sequence GTGGGGATCACCGCCCGGGGTGTCGGGCTGCTCGCCGCCGCCGTCGCGCTGCTCGGCGTGGGCTTCCGGTTCGCCTACCCGGAGCTGACCGTGCTCGGCGTGGCGGCGGCCGTGGCCGTCGGGTACGCCCTGGTCACCGCCGCCTGGCGGCCCCGGTTGACGGTGGAGCGGGTGGCCGACCCGGACCGGGTGGCCCGGGGTGAGCCGGCCGCGATGACGCTGACCGTACGCAACGGCGGGCGGCTGCGGGCGGCGAGCCTGGTCGCCGAGGACCGCTGCGGCGGCCGGCTGGTGCCGGTCCCGCTGCTGCGGCTGCGGCCCGGCCGGCACACGGAGGTCCGCTACGAGGTGCCGACGCACCGCCGGGGCGTGGTGCCGGTCGGGCCGCTGCGGGTGACCCGGCGCGACCCGCTGGGGCTGGTCACGCTGGCCCGCTCGTACGGGGGCCGGGTGCCGGTCTGGGTGCATCCCCGCATCCACCCGTTGACGGCGGTGCCGACCGGGGCCGGGCGCAGCCTGGACGGGCGGACCGACAGCGTGCCGCACGGCTCCATCACGTTCGACTCGCTGCGCGAGTACGTGGTCGGCGACGAGTTGCGCCGGGTGCACTGGCGGACCAGCGCCCGGGTGGGCGAGCTGATGGTGCGGGAGAACGTGGACACCAGCCTGCCCCGGATGGTGGTGGTGCTGGACAACCGGGCCGGTGCCCATCCGGAGCGGGTGGACGGGCTGGCCGAGTCGTTCGAATCGGCGTGCGAGGCGGCCGCGTCGGTGGTGGCCGCCGCGGTCCGGGAGGATCTGCCGGTGAGCCTGCTGCTGGTGGCGCCACCCGAGGGGGACCCGGCCGGAGCGAGCGGGCCGATGGACCGGCTCGCCGCGGTGGACCTGGCGGACGGCGGGGCGGACGTGCTGCCTACCGCGATGAGTCGGCTGCGGCAGGAACGGTCGGGCGACACGCTGGTCTTCCTCACCGGGCCGGGCGCGCGGGGCGAGCTGGGGCACGTCGGCGCGCTGCGCGGGGCGTACCCGTCGGTGGTGGTGGGGGTGTTCGGGGCGGCCGAGCCGATGCCGGTCGGGGCGGCGGGTCTGGTCGTGGTGGACGCGGCCGACGGCGCGGGGTTCGCCGCCGAGTGGGACGGGATCCGCCGGTGGTGA
- a CDS encoding fibronectin type III domain-containing protein, with translation MATIDDGTSTGAEAPAPRSRRMRGGLVTVGTVAALLAAMGLTVLGLGASDNAVANYDASSWLWSTTRSEMARVNGVTARVDTRMEVPGGRRHQMQVAQTDRLLILRDLNTGQVSSLDLATLQITATTPTAPGFGVSVALHENGAFVVDAVQGIVRQLDPRALTPVGEPVRFPPGITGGAFDGTGRLWVAVPSEGTVSAVTAAELPETPGGAPPGGLSPKRVETYEVAEPSHELVVSTLDDGVAVLDRTSASLVTVQAGRTERADLAISAPGSLPPRTSGPQVPVTVPGERKVHVVRDGADVRQFTVPGAGDGLSPAVAWAGRFYCADESTGTVYSFDANGQLVDTIKGSGRPGPMELEVRENHLFINPPNSSTAQVVDDRNQVREVNKYANDVLGGDPPPAPAPPPPPKKPKVGKPGAPRAVTAAAGNASARVSWQAAAANGAEITKYVVEGAGQRHEVGANQRAVEITGLTNGETYAFEVHAVNAKGDGPSRRSNPVTPTAAVPDPPAGVTAEARPDGTVLVKWPAANGQGNTIAKYAVTATSAGATAPAGESRKTELVIPAGQLEYGTQYALTVVSVNDKGAGSKASPVSNTVVPFAAPGAPTELKAATVADQPGTVSVQWAPAAENGRPVTRYLVDVAGKTSEVTDTRTTVGGLGDGQNVTVKVKAVNEAGAGPEASTTARTVAAPRVTVTGSSADTTSVTVSFTVDAGGGKATCSAATGGKTASGSCSSLRVTGLTPGTSYTVTVTATNAAGNGTATRAQGTDPLYGIATCNNGPSGDQRTYCDADVAGRNGNEIFSVPQQLNAKQVGWAKPGSRLRAYCKRQGDNVDSWIYNNQKQSTWWVQVEYSGRNYIPWAWLNLEGGDNINLLPTC, from the coding sequence GTGGCAACCATCGATGACGGCACGAGCACCGGGGCGGAAGCGCCCGCGCCCCGCTCCCGGCGGATGCGGGGCGGACTGGTCACCGTCGGCACCGTGGCCGCGCTGCTGGCCGCGATGGGGCTGACCGTGCTCGGGCTGGGTGCCTCCGACAACGCGGTGGCCAACTACGACGCGAGCTCCTGGTTGTGGAGCACGACCCGCAGCGAGATGGCCCGGGTCAACGGGGTCACCGCCCGGGTGGACACCCGGATGGAGGTCCCCGGGGGGCGCCGGCACCAGATGCAGGTGGCCCAGACCGACCGGCTGCTGATCCTGCGCGACCTGAACACCGGCCAGGTCAGCTCGCTGGACCTGGCCACCCTGCAGATCACCGCGACGACACCGACCGCCCCCGGGTTCGGGGTGAGCGTGGCGCTGCACGAGAACGGGGCGTTCGTGGTCGACGCCGTGCAGGGCATCGTGCGGCAGCTCGACCCCCGCGCGCTGACCCCGGTCGGTGAGCCGGTCCGCTTCCCGCCGGGCATCACCGGTGGGGCGTTCGACGGCACGGGCCGGCTGTGGGTCGCCGTGCCGAGTGAGGGCACGGTGTCGGCGGTCACCGCGGCGGAGCTGCCGGAGACGCCGGGCGGGGCGCCGCCGGGCGGGCTGAGCCCGAAGCGGGTCGAGACGTACGAGGTCGCCGAGCCGAGCCACGAGCTGGTGGTGTCCACGCTGGACGACGGCGTCGCGGTGCTGGACCGCACCTCCGCCTCGCTGGTGACGGTCCAGGCCGGCCGGACCGAGCGGGCCGACCTCGCCATCTCCGCGCCGGGCAGTCTCCCGCCCCGCACCAGCGGGCCGCAGGTGCCGGTGACCGTGCCCGGGGAGCGGAAGGTGCATGTGGTGCGCGACGGCGCCGACGTGCGGCAGTTCACCGTCCCCGGTGCGGGCGACGGGCTGAGCCCGGCGGTGGCCTGGGCCGGGCGGTTCTACTGCGCCGACGAGAGCACCGGCACCGTCTACTCGTTCGACGCCAACGGGCAACTGGTGGACACCATCAAGGGCTCCGGCCGGCCCGGCCCGATGGAGCTGGAGGTCCGCGAGAACCACCTCTTCATCAACCCGCCGAACTCGTCCACCGCGCAGGTGGTGGACGACCGGAACCAGGTCCGTGAGGTCAACAAGTACGCCAACGACGTGCTCGGCGGGGACCCGCCGCCGGCTCCCGCGCCGCCGCCTCCGCCGAAGAAGCCGAAGGTGGGCAAGCCGGGCGCGCCGCGCGCCGTCACCGCCGCCGCGGGCAACGCGTCGGCGCGGGTGAGCTGGCAGGCGGCGGCCGCCAACGGCGCCGAGATCACCAAGTACGTGGTCGAGGGCGCCGGCCAGCGCCACGAGGTGGGCGCCAACCAGCGCGCCGTGGAGATCACCGGGCTGACCAACGGCGAGACGTACGCGTTCGAGGTGCACGCGGTCAACGCCAAGGGCGACGGGCCGTCCCGGAGGAGCAACCCGGTCACCCCGACGGCCGCCGTGCCGGACCCGCCGGCCGGTGTCACCGCCGAGGCCCGGCCCGACGGCACGGTGCTGGTGAAGTGGCCGGCGGCGAACGGCCAGGGCAACACCATCGCGAAGTACGCGGTCACCGCCACCTCGGCCGGCGCCACCGCCCCGGCCGGCGAGTCGAGGAAGACCGAGCTGGTGATCCCGGCCGGTCAGCTGGAGTACGGCACCCAGTACGCCCTCACCGTGGTCTCGGTGAACGACAAGGGCGCCGGCTCGAAGGCCTCCCCGGTGAGCAACACGGTGGTGCCGTTCGCCGCTCCGGGCGCGCCCACCGAGCTGAAGGCGGCCACGGTGGCCGACCAGCCGGGCACCGTCTCGGTGCAGTGGGCGCCGGCGGCGGAGAACGGCCGCCCGGTCACCCGATACCTGGTGGACGTGGCCGGGAAGACCAGCGAGGTGACCGACACCCGGACCACGGTCGGCGGCCTGGGCGACGGGCAGAACGTGACGGTGAAGGTGAAGGCCGTCAACGAGGCCGGTGCCGGCCCGGAGGCCAGCACCACCGCCCGCACGGTCGCGGCGCCGCGGGTCACGGTGACCGGCTCGTCGGCGGACACCACCTCGGTGACGGTGTCGTTCACCGTGGACGCCGGCGGCGGGAAGGCGACCTGCTCGGCCGCCACCGGCGGGAAGACCGCCAGCGGCAGCTGCTCCAGCCTGCGGGTGACCGGGTTGACGCCGGGCACGTCGTACACGGTGACGGTGACCGCCACCAACGCGGCCGGCAACGGCACCGCCACCCGGGCCCAGGGCACCGACCCGCTGTACGGGATCGCCACCTGCAACAACGGGCCCAGCGGCGATCAGCGCACCTACTGCGACGCCGACGTGGCCGGCCGCAACGGCAACGAGATCTTCTCGGTCCCGCAGCAGCTCAACGCGAAGCAGGTGGGCTGGGCGAAGCCCGGCAGCCGGCTGCGGGCGTACTGCAAGCGGCAGGGCGACAACGTCGACTCCTGGATCTACAACAACCAGAAGCAGAGCACCTGGTGGGTGCAGGTCGAGTACTCGGGACGCAACTACATCCCGTGGGCCTGGCTGAACCTGGAGGGCGGCGACAACATCAACCTCCTGCCCACCTGCTGA
- a CDS encoding recombinase family protein: protein MTAQTLLEGRYLGGRPPYGYTLRDLGPHPNPAKAADGKRLKGLTPDQETAPIVRRIFAEFLAGIGLFAIAEGLTANHVPCPSAHDRARNPHRSGIAWSKSAVRVILTNPRYTGRQVWNKQRTDEVLLDVDDVAMGHTGVMRWNTRDKWVVSKEIIHEPLIDDATFEQVQAILQRRGRGTGGQHVKQRTRNPYVFRGMIYCAACDRRMQGQYNHGDAYYRCRFPQEYALANQVPHPRNVYLREDALTDPLDTWLASAFTPHRIEQTITALADAQPLNLPPAPATAAQTIINECDAKLERYRAALDAGADPAVVTGWIAQTQTERARAEAELDANAGNSPRQMSRAEIRDLVTALGDIAAALRDADPADKAEVYRQLGLRLTYQPETQTVRASVDLSAHRGVMVCVRGGT from the coding sequence ATGACCGCCCAGACCCTCCTCGAGGGCCGCTACCTAGGCGGACGCCCGCCTTACGGCTACACCCTCCGCGACCTCGGACCCCACCCCAACCCCGCCAAGGCCGCCGACGGCAAACGCCTCAAGGGCTTGACTCCGGATCAAGAGACCGCGCCGATCGTCCGGCGGATCTTCGCCGAGTTCCTCGCCGGAATCGGACTCTTCGCCATCGCCGAAGGACTCACCGCCAATCACGTACCCTGCCCGTCGGCGCATGACCGCGCCCGCAACCCGCACCGCAGCGGAATCGCCTGGTCCAAGAGCGCCGTTCGGGTCATCCTCACCAACCCCCGCTACACCGGGCGGCAGGTGTGGAACAAGCAACGCACCGACGAGGTGCTGCTCGACGTCGACGATGTGGCAATGGGCCATACCGGCGTCATGCGCTGGAACACTCGAGACAAGTGGGTGGTCTCAAAGGAGATCATCCACGAGCCGCTCATCGACGATGCGACGTTCGAGCAGGTCCAAGCAATCCTGCAACGGCGCGGACGGGGAACCGGCGGTCAGCACGTCAAGCAGCGCACCCGCAACCCGTACGTCTTCCGCGGGATGATCTACTGCGCCGCCTGCGACCGACGCATGCAGGGCCAGTACAACCACGGCGATGCCTACTACCGCTGCCGCTTCCCCCAGGAATACGCCCTCGCCAATCAGGTCCCACATCCCCGCAACGTGTACCTACGCGAGGACGCCCTCACCGACCCCCTCGACACCTGGCTGGCCTCCGCCTTCACACCCCACCGCATCGAACAGACAATCACCGCGCTCGCCGACGCCCAACCCCTAAATCTTCCGCCCGCTCCGGCCACGGCAGCCCAGACAATCATCAACGAATGCGACGCGAAACTGGAACGCTACCGAGCCGCCCTCGACGCCGGCGCCGACCCGGCAGTAGTCACCGGGTGGATCGCTCAAACCCAGACCGAACGCGCCCGCGCCGAAGCAGAGCTTGACGCCAACGCGGGCAACAGCCCACGCCAGATGAGCCGAGCGGAAATCAGAGACCTGGTGACAGCCCTCGGCGATATCGCCGCGGCCCTTCGCGATGCCGACCCTGCGGACAAGGCCGAGGTCTACCGCCAACTCGGCCTTCGGCTCACCTACCAGCCGGAAACGCAAACGGTGCGCGCTTCAGTGGATCTAAGCGCGCACCGTGGGGTAATGGTTTGTGTCCGAGGGGGGACTTGA